In the genome of Ananas comosus cultivar F153 unplaced genomic scaffold, ASM154086v1, whole genome shotgun sequence, the window AAGAAAGATATTGCATGAAATGGCAATTATGCATAAGAATTAGTGTAGTCGACACTTATGATATTGCGATTATAGGATTAGTTTGAATTTCCCTACTGTGATTTCGGGTTGTAGAGAACCTAAGAGTCTATGTTGTTAACGCCTAGaatggtagggtatcctcagtgacTGCGGGATTATCATACTTCATATGTCTGTTCGAAGCTTGGTTTGGTTCGCTCACACAAGCAGATGCACTGCCGGATCGTCACATGATAGGGATAGCCGTTTGGGTCGCCGAGTGGATGCCGTTTGGTCCCGTAGACAGTCTTGggcgagtgagctgatcctccccAGGCTGAGTCGGGCctgagtgagctgatcctcaccTGTGAATTGAGATTGGGTATGTTCGGTTACCTGtgttgagtcgggcgagtgagcagaTCCTCCCCGCTGGTGTGATTAGATCGCTGAGTCGGGCGGTAGTCGTGACAGATCCTCCCCTTTGAGGTGTTGAGTCGGTGCGAAGTGAGCCAATCCTCCCCATGAGATTAGCTTAgagggatagcctttttgggccCCGCAGACGTCTGTGGCATGAGTGAGTAGTTCTCACCTTGTCGTGAGCGGTTCCTCACCCAATGAGATTGAGTGGTGGTGAGTGAGTAGTCTCAGCCTTGAGTGAGCGTTCCTGATCCACTAGATTGAGATTGACTTGTGGCACTATGTCGAGAGTtgggtgagtgagcggatcctcaccaGTGTGACTGAGAGTAGGTGTTGGCACCTATAGCATCAGACGTGAGGTTGAGAGTAGCCTTAGGCTAGCCGAGTGATTGGGTAAACTATTGAGCATATAGTAGTGTGATGGTTGACCTTtactatgagatttgagtaAGAGCAGCCCTGTACCTGTTCGAGATTGAGATCGGACCGTCGAAAGGTGAGTCGGGTGAGGAGCAGGGACTCTTTGCCGTATGGACTTTCGAGATTGGGTCGGACCTCTCGAGATATGAGTCGGGCAAGGAGCGGGTAACTCTTGTCTAGGACCCTTGAGATATGAGTTAGGCGGgaaagagcggggtagctcttcacctcctGGATTTGAGACCTTAGGCAAGGTTGGCCTAATTGATGGGTAGTAACATGAATTGCATAGTGGATTGCAACataccatgattagacatagtaaGATCGCTTAActatgttgtagttgtattCATTAAATTGttaagcatactagcatgataggaggttattgctagatgatgttccatgcattCCTTGGCATTTGATGGCATATGTAATATGTAGCGGTTTATTTCATCTATCTTTTTCTATATCATCTATCTAtgccgcttggacctagtgggaaatcggcggagtcggcggccgaacccactgcaggaactatatttatatattctcaCCCCGTGGTGGTTTTGGGTACAGGTACATGCAGAGCGGACTCGCAGGGATGCGGTAAGGGCAATAGCGCCTAGTAGCTAGTAgcttcccttttgcattagagtaacCTCGTGTACATAGAGATGTGATGTATTTGGGAGTTACTTATGTTGGAGAGCAATTTGTATTATGAGAAGATATATGCTTTCATTttggagatgtaaatgtaataagAATGAAAATGTTGAATGCCTtgtggatgtaatagttagacgtatctctctttatttcactcgtatgttacttgtgattctATGCTCTTTAATTGTATAAGCACTTGTGGTGCTCTGttgtatcatgtatgttgttgaatttctcctgggcaaattcttgtacatgatatgGTTGTTgaggccttgggcggacaggggaggtgctgtccgttcggcggtccgtccggcgcgcccgaatcgtgcaAATTGGTattggattcggggcggggcgtgacaagctgGCCCCCTcacttttcactctgtgcactgccctcactggcaCTCTGCGCGCGGAGGGCCGGCTCCCCGAcatggaccggtccccgagagcttcagctcggtcACGCGTTCGGATACCGGTCTCCccaagagagaccggtctcctcggAGACCGTTCCTCCCCAAGAACCGGTTCCGAGAACTGgatctcaggacttagccaatttttggcttctTCGCTGGGTTCGCGTTccggaaccggtccctccctgccagggaccggttgcctcaagcaacccgCGGACACCagctgatgagaccggtccctccctgccagggaccgctccccgagagcaattttgctccagtgcaagttttaaAACTATTTGCTCTCGGTGGACTCATTTCCAATGCACCATTggtgattttaacatctttgctttccaaaagcttaccaacacgacccttggtcggtTTTAACAtaaagtctaactctcgtatttcgagaattcacttcctcaatctcccctcctaaaaaaggagtttcgtcctcgaaacgacaATATCAACTAACTCATACCTCATTGCATTTCCTCAAAGAGATGAGGATAGTGCACTTTCATCGTTTCTtcgagttcccacgtggcctcacgatcgtcgtgattggtccaacgaatctttacatagggaatctcgcgatttctcAGCTTCCAcacttctcgagcaatgatCATCGCCGGGAATTCTTCATAGTTCAAATCCTCTAATAAATCCGGCGGTTCGTAATACATAACGTGCTCGGGATCGTGGACATATTTGCGAAGGTTAGAAACatggaatacattatgcaccCCCGCGAGCCTCGGCGGCAACGCAAGTCGGTACGCTACCGCTCCAACACGTTCTAACACTTCGAATGGCccgatatatcggggacttagctttccccgcactccgaaGCGTTTCACACCCCTCAttggcgaaaccttcaagaaaacgcggTCACCTACTGCGAATTCCAAGTCTCTACAGCGTTTGTCAAaatagctcttttgcctcgACTGTGCCGTAAGTAGCCTCTCACGAGCAagacggaccttctcttccgcctcccgcaataCGTCTGGGCCCAATGCCGTAGGTTCACCTACATCACTCCAACAtataggagatcggcacttccgcccatacaggacttcgaacggtgccatcccaatgctagcttgataactgttattgtaggcgaactcggccatcctcAAATGGTTTGCCCAActacccttgtagtcaatgacacacgcccgcaacatatcctccagaatctgtatagtcctctctgactgtccatctgtctgaggatgaaacgcggtgctgaaatcgagccgtgtgccaagtgcctcttgcaggcttttccaaaagtgcgaagtaaaacgggggtctcgatctgacacgatcgacttcggaaccccgtgcaacctcacaacttcatccaagtatacctgcgccaacttgtcgcccgaccaggtggtgtgaatcggtagaaagtgtgccgacttggtcatacgatccacaatcacccagatcgcgtcatggccacccgtcgaacggggcaatccgaccacgaaatccatcgcgatattctcccatttccaaacggggatagatagactttggagctttcccgctggaaatcggcgctcagccttcacttgctggcaCACTAAGCACTGCGCCACATAGCGCCCAATGTCAgctttcatacccggccaccagtactgcatcttcagatcacggtacatcttggtgccgcccgggtgaatactataaggAGTCCGATGCGCTTCTTGTAAAATTAACTTCCGAACCTCCTCGTTTTCCGGTacgcaccatcggtttcgaaaccgaagcgcaccctCGGCGTCTATACTGAAATCACCGTCGTGTCCACTCTCGATGTCTCGCCGCACCCTTTGGAGGTTAGGGTCCGCAGGTTGCAGACTCTTAAtctgctccaacaaggtcggttggacaacgagagccaTAAGCATAGACGGGGTTTCCGGAGCTACCACTTCGAGATCCATACGTTCCATCTCTCTCCACAGTGGTTCTTGACGTGCGACCATCATAGCAAGATTTTtcactgacttcctgctaagcgcgtCGGCCACCACGTTTGCCTTTCCGAGGTGGTATAGGATTGTCACATCAAAATCCTTCAGCAGTTcgaaccaccgccgctgccgcatattaAGTTCCTTTTGTgtaaacaagtactttagactcttgtggtctgtgtatatctcgcaacgcgcgccatacaagtagtgcctccataacttgagagcaaacacTATAGCGGCCAACTCTAGGTCGTGGacggggtaattcttctcatagctctttagctgacgggacgcataagcgatcaccttcccgccctgcatcagaacacaccccaagcccGAATGTGACacgtcgctatacaccacaaagtcttcgtcttgcaccggtaaggcgagcaccggagtcgaagttaatctatccttcaactcttgaaaactccGGTGGCACTCGttattccaaataaacttggtgccttttcgagtcagacgagtaagtggacccacgatcttcgagaatccctccacgaaccgtctataatatcccgctaaacccacgaagcttTGAACTTTCGTGacgttagtcgggcgaggccaatcattgatcgcctccactttcctcgggtcaacagatactccgtcctcggaaatgacatgcctaagaaatgcaacctctcggagccaaaagtcacacttcttaaacttagcatacaacttctcctcccgaaggattcgAAGCacaattctcaaatgctcggcatgttcctcgtcactgcgcgagtagaccaagatgtcgtctataaagaccaTGACGaatcggtccaagtactccttgaagacacggttcattaggtccatgaacgctgccggggcattagtgagcccaaacggcatgaccgtgaattcatagtgtccataccgcgtgcgaaacgcggtcttttgaACGTCTTCCGGCTTGATCTTGAGCTGGTGATAACCGGACTGTAGGTCAATTTTCGAATATACCCGGGACCCTTGCAATTGATCAAAcagatcgtcaatcctcggtagcgggtacttgttcttgatcgtgaccttgtttaactcgcgataatctacgcagagtcgaaacgatccatccttctttcgCAAGAATaggaccggggctccccacggcgacacACTTGGCCGTATGAATCCTTTATCAATAAGATCTATCAACTGAACCCGtaactccttcaattctgccggcgccatccgatacggagccttcgagataggcgcggttcctggaaccaagtctatcacgaactcgatcttccggtttggcGGCATTCCCGGTAACTCTGCGGGAAAAACATCTGGGAACTCCCGAACTACGGATAGCTCCTCCAAGATAGGAGTCGTCCTCTCGatttccacaacggtcgccaaaaaggccacgcaaccgctgttgaccaacttcctTGCCCTCGTCGCCGTCACTATAGCAGCGAAACGCGAGCTTCTACAAGCCCGATAGGTGAATTCCTCTTGGCCCGGCTCTCGAAACGTGATTACTTGACTTCTGCAGTGAATAgtcgcatagtacttcgagagccaatccattcctagaatgacgtcgaagtccttcaacttcttgaacatcaacatacggatgggcattatccaatcgccCAACCGCACAGGACAAGACGAACACTCCATCCGGACTAGAAAGTCACGTCCGGGGCCCGATACCctccaagtgcttttactctcttgtagttctatgtcatgcatgcgtgcaaatgacctactgatgaatgaatgcgtagcacctgtatcaaacatggccctggagcgaactccgttaattaaaaccatacctgcgagtACATGGCGATCCTCCGCCTCAGTAGGCTCTTCGGCTCGAGTTTGGGCGGCGAATACCCGCCCGCTCGGAGCAAATCTTGTTGCCTCCGGTTGGCGTGGCACCATCGCATGCCCGGCCGATGACGCAGCAGGTGGAACTCCCCCATAATGTGCCGGAGTCGCCGGAGCCGACGCGACCGAAGGGGCAGGCGAAGCCCTCACTGGACAGTAGCGGCTAATATGGCCCGCCTGTCCACACGTGAAGCACTTCCCTTCCCGTTGATCACACGTCCTCGGCTCGTGGTTCCCACCACAGATTGTGCACCGCTGCGGTCCGCGGCCTCTAGATTGCGTTCGTGGGTACTTCGAGGGCTTCCTTGACTTGGTTTGAGCTCCCGAGCTACTCTGAGCCCGCTTCTTGCCACCGTCCTTCTCGGACGCCTCTCGATCCTCCCGAATGTGAGCGTTTCCTTGCTCTGCCCACAACGCTCTGTCgagcacctccgcgaaggtagtgagcttcaaaatgtgcaccgcccggtagatatcagcccggagccctcgctcgaaccaatcggctcgatccctgtcatcccgcactacgtcggggacgcagtcaatgatgtgagagaactcccgctcatattccgCTACCGTGCGGTTCCCTTGCTTCAACTTTCGAAACTGCTCctggagcttcttcttctcgctatcggggaagtagttaaCATAAAACAATCCCCGGAATTCCTCCCACGTCAATGGCGGAAGGTTGGAAGCTCGGTTTCTCTTGattcgcttccaccaaaccttcgccgtccGCTCGAGGCAATGAGTGGCAAGGtagaccttgtccctctccaaagTATAGAGGTCCTCGAATAAGGTCTCCATTGAGTCCACCCACGATTCAACCATCCACGGTTCGACCTTCTCTCCCTCAAAGGTCGGTGGGTTGAACCTTCGAAACTTCTCGAGAGCCGCAAGTgcgcgctccctctccgcctccaatgccgtcgcatcgggtgtcgtagaacccgacgccgccggaggaacGCTCGCCGGCGGaggacgtgccgccaccggaactgccGCAATGCCCTCGCCCTCAGCCGTCGTAGGCGCACGAGCTGGAGGCAGGGGCGGACCACGACCCTCAGCTGCAGCTGCAGTTGCCGCTGCAAAATGCCGTTCCATAAGCCCTTGGAGTTGCTCAAATCGTCTCTCCTGGCGCTGGACAATGCCGGTCAAGGCCGACACCTGCGCCCGTAATTCCTGCACCTCGTTAGATCCGGCATCCTCGGGCACCTcagaaggcggtaccggagcggacctacgcacgtagcgtcttggggacattgtTCCTGCAACGCAACAACCGGGTTAGCCATTTAACCCACTTAACTCCGTCGCATACACTATATTACGCGACCCGACTCCGCCATGCGCGGAAGTACACCATTGTATTAGCCCTAACTCTTAGCGTCGTGTTGTCGACCGCCAACACAAACTCCTCGAGCTCATAAACTAACACCGCTTGGATCTATCTCTAGTAACACTAGAGACATATACTCGACCCGACCCAATCGGATTCTTCTTCCACCGATTCAGGTTGGCGTCTCTCTCACGTACTTATCACCTTACGGTTGCcaacctaggtctcctaggtccatcctagactctctctttacttgctcttaattgctctgataccaacgctactctgtcacgccccgagaccgctaccaatttggtccggttcgggcgcgtcgaacagacgccgaacggacagcacctcccctgtccgcccaaggccaaacaaccagatcatgtgcagctaagcgcccagggaatgcttaattaacatacacgatcgAACACGATGCACACAGGTGCAAaacatctaagagcaagaaccacaagtaatatacaagtgtataaagagagatagccTTAACtaattacaaccattcaacatttacgtCATTTGAAGTATTTTACATTTTCATATTCCAAAATGTAATCACAggttttcctcaaaatacagGGGCTCTCCAAACAACTATCCAaaacatctagtacacgagggtactctaatgcataaagggaaagctactaactaggctcacttagggcgctatcccttgccgcgatcctcgctcggctcaCATCTGTGtgacctgtaccccaaaaccacacgggtgagaactatataaattagttcccagtggattcggccgccgacgcccgccggttttcccactaggtctaaagctggcacagataaagagatagatagatatatagaaaggtaactgcaactactctatcatgccatcgatgatgataatgcatgcaacgactACTAACATGCtagaatcatgtcatgagtatataaagatgcatagcaatgtaatctacaacatatactatgtctactcaaggtataatgcaagtctactatgcaatTCATGTTTATTAACCCAATCACATTGTTGACCCgttaaccctcgactcactctcatctatcataggtgaggagaagctgcactcgcacaccgagaccgtctgcggacaactacgtctcccctagtgaagtactccggagactcgtgcttcgatggagcgaccaccgacaagcaaaacagactagtatgtatgatccaatcctcacaagaggataccctgttcTACTAGGTCAATGTACCTCTGCTGCACACAGTCATTGTCACGCCCGCGACCGATACCaattggcccgacccgagcacgtcaacagaccgaacggacagagtttcccctatccgcccaaggtcTCTTCACAATGCTCATTTTCCTCATTAGAGAAAGccctagcggaaacatacacaaggCTTACACGAGGGGTAACgcaatagccataagtgaaagaaaggaaactaaacatctacacgtAGTATGATTCATTTAGATCTATAACATTGCATCCATTCTTACATTTAGAATTCTTTTGCATTCATTACATAAattccatcatttctttcttacatcacatttatctcaaaatgagctttaattcttttctttacatcactaatccaTCAGTACAAAGATGATAAGGGTGTTTGCTAACAAAATGAtacaactttggtggcctcttaCTAAGGTGCGATACTTTACCTCGTCGCTGCTCGCCGGCATCGCTCCGTTCCCAGATTGtaaaaaatagtggggtgagaactacacacaaagttccagtgggttcggcctcaacatcaccgacttcccactaggactaactcaggcataatagaaaggataactgaaatatggtaaccaatctataacatgatgcctaatatgcctgaaccaataagcaagaagtatgctcaacattaaataaatgcagattatgcaaattcttgtCATTCTTGGCTTTACTTTGTGCTTtgtctttattctttgctctttgttctttgttctttaatcattaaggctcaACCCGGGGTTTCGCCACAATTAACTTGCTCACgctaagtccatcatcgcaggaactcaccagctaggaccgtcctttcgggtctactccaacccggatgcataactccggtaGCGCATCGCCCAGGAGGCGagcgccctcgagcacggaactcaacagcaagtatgatcatatccttaactcaaaggatatAGTTTCAATCTGACTTTACACTAAGCTCTAGTGTTCTTAACATCACTTATGATGCAAcatcatgcaatcacattcttacattttcattactcttgctaatctagcattcttgttctttacttttctcgTTTTATTGCCCCACATTATTTTAACTTTACATATGTCATTATCATCATTCTTTATCATTACATACTCTttggttctttacatcactaactctagtgtctctttacttttatattttcaaaatccactcgatctatgtcagtGTGCCactcgtttcttttttttttttttttttttttttttttttt includes:
- the LOC109705195 gene encoding uncharacterized protein LOC109705195; the encoded protein is METLFEDLYTLERDKVYLATHCLERTAKVWWKRIKRNRASNLPPLTWEEFRGLFYVNYFPDSEKKKLQEQFRKLKQGNRTLTTFAEVLDRALWAEQGNAHIREDREASEKDGGKKRAQSSSGAQTKSRKPSKYPRTQSRGRGPQRCTICGGNHEPRTCDQREGKCFTCGQAGHISRYCPVRASPAPSVASAPATPAHYGGVPPAASSAGHAMVPRQPEATRFAPSGRVFAAQTRAEEPTEAEDRHVLA